A region of the Bacteroidota bacterium genome:
AGTCTTTTCCTTCAGATAATCAGAGAGGGGTTTGGCGTATAACGATTTCTATGTTCAATTAGTGGGAGAGGGGATGTTCGCCCCCCTCCCGTTCACGGCTTGCCGTTATGAATCTGCTTGTTGATCTTTGGATGTCCAAACCCATTCAAACAACAAGGAGGCTTACCATGAACCATCAACGCTTGCAAGGACTGCGAGAAAAGCTCGCAGGCAAAATCCTCATCGGCATCGATCCCGCAAAAGACAAACACCAGGCTGCCGTCGTCGACGCACAGGGTAACCAACGTGGTGCATCCTTCTCGTTTCCCGTCAATGCTGCCGGCTACAGCGAGATTCTCTGGCGTAATATCGCGAAGGTCATCCCGAACTGCAACGCGCAGCATGTTGTCTTCGCCATCGAAACGGCCTGCAACCTCTGGGAAACACTCGCATTCTATCTGCGTGCGCATGGCTACAGCGTCGTGCTCGTCTCGCCGCTCAGTACCCATCACTCGCGACCGATCATGAGCATGGAGTTTTCAAGAACTGATCCGAAGGATGCGTATCTCGTCGCAACCATTGCTCAACGGGGAGCCTATCACGAGTACGAACAGTTTCCGCCGGAGTCCAACGCCATGCATCAGCTTGCGATCACCTACGACAAACTCAGAAAGAACCGTGCACAAAATCGTGCCCGCATGCGCTCGCTGCTCGATCGGGTGTTCCCCGAGTTCCCTCGCATTCTCGACATCGATACCGACACGGCGGTGTACTTGCTCAGGAAGTATCTCTTCCCGGATGAGTTCCTGGCGTTAGACCTCCGCACCGAAAGCAGTGCCATCGAAAAGATTTCACGCCGCCAATGCGGCCGTGCCACACTGGAAGAGCTGCAAGCTGCTGCTCGCACCAGCATTGGCATTGTCCGCCAGTCCGATGAACGTTTAGCAGATCGCATTACGCTCGATGCGTTTCTTGCCCTCATTGACACGCTGGAACTGCATCTGCATCGTGTGCTGGAAGAACTCATCGTCCGGGCGAAGCAACTGCCGCAGTACGAACGCATCAACAGTCTCTCGGGTGCAGGACCGAAACTCACTGCATTGTTTTTGGGTGAAGTGTATGACCTTACTCGCTTCACGCACTACCGGCATTTAGAAAAACTCGCCGGGCTCAACTTGCGTCTCTACGATTCCGGACGGTACTCCGGCACACGCCACATCTCCTCCATCGGCAATAACCGGCTCCGGTGGATTGTCTACAAGATGGCCGAAGAAACCGCCAAGCGTGTGCCTGAAGTCCGGTGCAAATATCTGCGGCGGCAACTCAAGAGACGCAAGCATGTGAAGAACGTTGTTGCCGCCGTACCGCAACTGCTCCAGTTGATCATTGCCATGGAAAAGCATCAGCACAAGTATGAGCTGCGCCCTGAAGCAGTTGCAGCGATGCACGAACTGGAAGAACGCTACACCGAACTGAAAACGTCATCACACAAGAACGTTGCTGCATGAGGTAAGAACGCTCTGACATTGCACTACCACTGCAAGCGCAGTTCGCAACATGACGTTGCTGTACACGAGTTCCGACACTGTCGGAACCGGGACGCTCGAAGCGCTTTTGCCCGCTGAGAGGTCTGAGAGAAATCTTCTCGGACGCTCCGACTAACTGATCCTCTTCGGGCAGTCCCC
Encoded here:
- a CDS encoding IS110 family transposase, with translation MNHQRLQGLREKLAGKILIGIDPAKDKHQAAVVDAQGNQRGASFSFPVNAAGYSEILWRNIAKVIPNCNAQHVVFAIETACNLWETLAFYLRAHGYSVVLVSPLSTHHSRPIMSMEFSRTDPKDAYLVATIAQRGAYHEYEQFPPESNAMHQLAITYDKLRKNRAQNRARMRSLLDRVFPEFPRILDIDTDTAVYLLRKYLFPDEFLALDLRTESSAIEKISRRQCGRATLEELQAAARTSIGIVRQSDERLADRITLDAFLALIDTLELHLHRVLEELIVRAKQLPQYERINSLSGAGPKLTALFLGEVYDLTRFTHYRHLEKLAGLNLRLYDSGRYSGTRHISSIGNNRLRWIVYKMAEETAKRVPEVRCKYLRRQLKRRKHVKNVVAAVPQLLQLIIAMEKHQHKYELRPEAVAAMHELEERYTELKTSSHKNVAA